Proteins found in one Ornithodoros turicata isolate Travis unplaced genomic scaffold, ASM3712646v1 ctg00000952.1, whole genome shotgun sequence genomic segment:
- the LOC135375888 gene encoding uncharacterized protein LOC135375888 — protein sequence MSTPGNWTIFRYVRDTYGDSALAAARRYLNLATKVIRFQCHLRFNQVCLNQHVVPPALRCKPLVDTAYGRRLAKSYERNCLRARTQENKEIIFKTRKQLHAAERNIQRFLDINDFSRIIIARKEAELLEHKRRSAEHQHKLSVLCPKYSGLDDSTTVINLSSKRLDDDHTSVLTKGMNYAIIPRSIPVSEIVSEVEDRLRQVKDRTAAIAARNKVIGILQNANLPPKNITKAEQNALKDLRNDDTIVILPADKGKATVILNRDDYDSKMESILQGRSHFSELSGDPTAASERKIVAALRKLRTKKLITDSLYWKLFTSDRATPKIYGLPKVHKNNCPLRPIVSFIGAPSYNVSKFLAELLAPLMYKNDRSVKNSAEFCELIRDIRIDDGDVMMSFDVISLFTNVPIDVALSVVRTKLRADVDLEDRTDLSV from the coding sequence atgtctactcccggcaattggactatattcagaTACGTTCGAGATACGTACGGAGACTCTGCCCTGGCCGCTGCTCGTCGATACCTTAACCTAGCGACCAAAGTGATCAGATTCCAGTGCCATCTTCgcttcaatcaagtgtgtctgAACCAGCATGTGGTCCCTCCTGCTCTCCGTTGCAAACCTCTGGTGGACACAGCATACGGACGACGCCTGGCCAAATCTTACGAAAGGAATTGCCTGAGGGCCCGCActcaagaaaacaaagaaatcaTCTTCAAGACGAGGAAACAACTTCACGCCGCTGAAAGGAACATTCAACGGTTTTTGGATATAAACGACTTCAGCAGGATCATCATCGCACGTAAGGAAGCGGAGCTACTTGAACACAAACGGCGATCAGCAGAACACCAGCACAAGCTTAGTGTGCTTTGCCCGAAATATTCCGGGCTGGACGACAGTACAACTGTGATCAACCTCTCTTCCAAACGACTGGACGACGACCACACCTCCGTGCTAACTAAAGGTATGAACTACGCCATCATTCCCCGAAGCATACCTGTTAGCGAGATTGTGTCGGAAGTAGAAGACAGACTGCGGCAAGTCAAAGATAGAACAGCAGCCATAGCGGCGAGGAACAAAGTAATCGGAATACTACAGAACGCAAACCTTCCGCCTAAAAACATCACAAAAGCTGAACAGAATGCTCTAAAAGACCTTCGCAACGACGATACAATTGTTATTTTGCCCGCCGATAAAGGCAAAGCGACTGTGATACTGAATCGTGACGATTACGACAGCAAGATGGAGTCCATCCTTCAAGGCCGCTCCCATTTCAGCGAACTATCGGGTGACCCAACAGCTGCATCTGAGAGAAAGATTGTTGCCGCGCTCAGGAAACTCAGAACTAAGAAACTAATTACGGACAGTCTGTACTGGAAACTTTTCACCTCCGACAGAGCGACACCGAAGATATATGGCCTACCGAAAGTTCACAAGAACAATTGTCCTCTGCGCCCCATTGTGTCCTTCATAGGTGCACCGTCCTATAACGTGTCTAAATTCCTGGCTGAACTGTTGGCACCTTTAATGTACAAGAACGACCGGTCGGTGAAGAACTCTGCGGAATTTTGTGAGCTCATCCGTGACATCCGCATAGACGATGGCGACGTCATGATGTCTTTTGATGTcatctccctgtttacaaacgtgCCCATTGACGTAGCTCTGTCCGTAGTTCGAACGAAGCTGAGAGCTGACGTTGACTTAGAAGACCGCACTGATCTTTCAGTTTAA